A region from the Pontixanthobacter aestiaquae genome encodes:
- a CDS encoding potassium channel family protein → MSDQIDRIVKPGSGRRVRGPKFQPLRRATRVPVWGDLGIRLGLAIFLLAIVVLIHWWDRGGLVDNLDGDVSFTDVIYFTLISVTTTGFGDIVPVTDRARMVEAVIVTPIRFAVFFIFVGTAYNFIMKRSWEKFRMKRIQEKLSDHIVVLGYGVSGSESVNELIERGMDASNIVVIDPSEERLIEAEKLGCNIMAADATRDRTLNAVRITEAQNVLVSAGRDDTSILIVLTVRALAPNVPISVVVRADDNESLARQAGANNVINPVRFTGLLLAGSAKGAHIADYLADLASVTGRVQLVEREITEEECGCAITELRTGGRGLRVYRKGRVLGFWEDECQNLQPGDIVVEIVPTENGEERGDGHNGRH, encoded by the coding sequence ATGAGCGATCAAATCGACCGTATCGTAAAACCGGGCAGCGGCAGGCGCGTGCGCGGACCCAAGTTCCAGCCGCTGCGGCGCGCAACGCGCGTTCCCGTGTGGGGCGATCTGGGTATCCGGCTTGGTCTGGCGATCTTCCTGCTTGCAATCGTGGTGCTGATCCATTGGTGGGACCGCGGCGGACTGGTCGACAATCTCGACGGCGATGTCAGCTTCACCGATGTCATCTACTTCACTCTGATTTCGGTTACCACAACCGGTTTTGGCGACATTGTACCGGTGACCGACCGGGCCCGCATGGTGGAGGCTGTCATTGTGACGCCGATCCGGTTCGCGGTATTTTTTATCTTTGTGGGCACCGCCTACAATTTCATTATGAAGCGCAGCTGGGAGAAGTTTCGCATGAAGCGCATTCAAGAGAAGCTATCCGACCACATCGTCGTCCTGGGCTACGGCGTATCCGGCTCCGAATCGGTCAATGAACTGATCGAGCGCGGGATGGACGCCAGCAATATCGTCGTCATCGACCCCAGCGAGGAACGGCTTATCGAAGCGGAAAAGCTGGGCTGCAATATCATGGCTGCCGATGCCACCCGCGACCGGACGCTCAACGCGGTGCGGATCACAGAGGCGCAAAATGTGCTGGTGTCCGCGGGCCGCGATGACACGTCGATCCTGATAGTGCTGACAGTACGCGCGCTGGCCCCAAATGTGCCGATCAGCGTTGTGGTCCGCGCCGACGACAACGAGTCTCTCGCCCGCCAAGCCGGGGCTAACAATGTCATCAATCCCGTACGCTTTACCGGGCTGCTGCTCGCAGGCTCTGCCAAGGGTGCGCATATTGCCGACTATCTCGCCGACCTCGCCTCGGTCACGGGCCGAGTGCAGCTCGTCGAGCGCGAAATTACCGAAGAAGAATGCGGCTGCGCGATTACCGAACTGAGAACAGGCGGGCGCGGCTTACGGGTTTATCGCAAGGGCAGAGTCCTCGGCTTCTGGGAAGATGAGTGCCAGAATCTGCAGCCCGGCGATATCGTGGTTGAAATTGTCCCGACCGAAAATGGTGAAGAGCGCGGCGACGGCCACAATGGCCGCCACTAA
- the surE gene encoding 5'/3'-nucleotidase SurE, whose protein sequence is MRILVTNDDGIFAPGLTVLEEIAAEFSDDIWVCAPHEEQSGAGHSLTLNAPVRLHTHGPRRFSVTGTPTDSVTLGLRKVMDSPPDLILSGVNRGANLGDDITYSGTVSAAIEGALAGIRSIALSQVLDRSAEHEQFDATRQWAAKAIAPLLDTPLPERTLVNVNFPPLAGEKVAGIRAVRQGFHDYSRGSVVEGTDPRGLPYYWFGLHAIEHTLDHGTDLEAIDEGFVSVTPLQLDLTHHTSLEALAGRYST, encoded by the coding sequence GTGAGAATTCTCGTAACCAATGATGACGGAATTTTCGCGCCGGGCCTCACAGTGCTCGAAGAGATCGCAGCCGAGTTCAGCGACGATATCTGGGTATGCGCACCGCATGAAGAGCAATCAGGCGCCGGACACTCGCTCACGCTCAATGCGCCCGTCCGCCTGCATACCCATGGCCCTCGCCGGTTCTCGGTCACCGGTACGCCCACAGATTCGGTCACGCTGGGCCTGCGCAAAGTAATGGATAGCCCGCCCGATTTGATCCTGTCCGGGGTCAATCGGGGGGCGAATCTCGGCGACGATATCACCTATTCGGGTACCGTATCCGCCGCCATCGAAGGCGCGCTGGCGGGCATCCGTTCAATTGCACTGAGCCAAGTCCTCGACCGCTCCGCAGAGCACGAACAATTCGACGCGACACGCCAGTGGGCAGCCAAGGCCATCGCGCCCCTGCTCGATACGCCGCTGCCCGAACGCACGCTGGTAAATGTAAACTTTCCCCCGCTTGCGGGCGAAAAAGTTGCGGGGATTCGCGCGGTCAGGCAAGGATTCCATGACTACTCACGCGGCTCGGTAGTCGAAGGGACGGATCCACGCGGTCTGCCCTATTATTGGTTCGGGCTGCATGCGATCGAACATACGCTCGATCACGGGACTGATCTAGAGGCAATTGACGAGGGGTTTGTATCGGTGACGCCGCTTCAGCTGGATCTCACCCACCATACCTCTCTCGAAGCCTTGGCCGGGAGATACTCGACATGA
- the rimO gene encoding 30S ribosomal protein S12 methylthiotransferase RimO, whose amino-acid sequence MNTTTLPDAKKVGMVSLGCPKALVDSERILTRLRADGYAMSPDYAGADVVLVNTCGFLDSAKEESLQAIGEAIAENGRVIVTGCMGEEADAIRAAHPQVLAVTGAHQYEQVVEAVHEHAPPSQGPFVDLIPQPDIKLTPRHYSYLKISEGCNHSCSFCIIPDLRGKLASRRIDAVLREAEKLVAAGTRELLVISQDTSAYGVDTRHEERDWKGHPVRAHMTDMARELGQLDIRDGTPPWVRLHYVYPYPHVDAVIPLMAEGLLTPYLDIPFQHASPSVLKRMKRPANEAKVLERLKNWRTICPDIAVRSSFVVGFPGETEDDFKYLIDWLEEAQLDRVGAFRFEPVEGAQANALPDPVPEDIKEERYARLMEVTERISAAKLAGKVGKVLPVIIDQVGEPDEDGDIGATGRSQADAPEIDGNVFLRNVPETLAAGDIISVEVEEADPHDLYGVIR is encoded by the coding sequence ATGAACACGACGACTCTTCCTGACGCCAAAAAAGTTGGCATGGTTTCCCTCGGCTGCCCCAAAGCCTTGGTCGATTCCGAACGCATTCTTACGCGCCTGCGGGCAGACGGTTATGCGATGTCGCCCGATTATGCCGGCGCTGACGTTGTGCTTGTCAACACCTGCGGCTTCCTCGACAGCGCGAAGGAAGAAAGCCTTCAGGCCATCGGCGAAGCCATCGCCGAAAACGGTCGGGTGATCGTGACCGGCTGCATGGGCGAAGAAGCCGACGCGATTCGCGCTGCGCACCCCCAAGTTCTGGCGGTCACTGGCGCGCATCAATATGAGCAGGTGGTCGAGGCGGTGCACGAGCATGCTCCGCCGAGCCAAGGGCCGTTTGTCGATCTGATACCGCAACCAGACATCAAGCTGACCCCGCGCCATTACAGCTATTTGAAGATTTCAGAGGGCTGCAATCACTCGTGCTCTTTCTGCATCATTCCCGATTTGCGCGGGAAGCTTGCCAGCCGCCGGATCGATGCGGTTCTGCGCGAAGCCGAGAAGCTGGTCGCCGCGGGGACCAGAGAGCTCCTCGTCATCAGCCAGGACACCTCGGCCTATGGCGTCGATACCCGCCATGAAGAACGCGATTGGAAAGGCCATCCCGTCCGCGCGCATATGACTGATATGGCGCGCGAGCTGGGTCAGCTCGATATAAGAGACGGGACCCCGCCATGGGTGCGGCTGCACTATGTTTACCCCTACCCGCATGTCGATGCGGTGATCCCGCTAATGGCGGAGGGTCTGCTGACGCCCTATCTCGACATTCCGTTCCAGCATGCCAGCCCTTCGGTCCTCAAGCGCATGAAGCGCCCCGCGAATGAGGCCAAAGTCCTGGAGCGCCTCAAGAACTGGCGTACCATCTGCCCTGACATTGCGGTGCGCAGCAGCTTCGTCGTCGGCTTCCCCGGAGAGACCGAGGATGATTTCAAATATCTGATCGACTGGCTCGAAGAAGCGCAGCTCGACCGCGTCGGTGCATTCCGTTTCGAACCGGTCGAAGGCGCACAGGCCAACGCTCTGCCCGATCCCGTGCCAGAGGACATCAAGGAAGAACGCTACGCCCGGCTGATGGAAGTCACCGAGCGGATTAGCGCCGCCAAACTCGCCGGCAAAGTCGGCAAGGTCCTGCCTGTCATCATCGACCAAGTTGGCGAGCCCGACGAAGATGGCGACATCGGCGCCACCGGCCGCAGCCAGGCCGACGCGCCTGAGATCGACGGCAATGTATTCTTGCGCAATGTGCCCGAAACGCTGGCAGCCGGCGATATCATCAGCGTCGAAGTCGAAGAAGCCGACCCGCATGATTTGTACGGGGTGATTCGTTAA
- a CDS encoding transglutaminase-like domain-containing protein yields the protein MAITISAKFVFETSEPTDILLQFEAAEIPEQRLLSADTSLPQAKHLARIAAGDDIGERIWLRVDGKYSVDYRAEVELDRLLSPISSLDRVEPHNLPAEAVKYLFDSRYCQADRMQSFVQDEFGDLAGGARIMAMHEWIARNFTYTPGASDASTTAVDSFVERRGVCRDYAHVMVTLARASAIPARFVSCYAPHVTPQDFHAVAEVFLSDPTTPGGGAWYLIDATNMANAENIVKIGVGRDAADVSFMTSFGQSNFLSSEVSVSAS from the coding sequence ATGGCCATAACCATTTCCGCCAAATTCGTGTTCGAGACGTCCGAGCCGACCGATATTCTCCTTCAGTTCGAGGCAGCGGAGATTCCAGAGCAGCGCCTGCTGTCGGCGGACACGTCTCTTCCCCAGGCAAAACACCTCGCTCGCATTGCGGCGGGGGATGATATTGGCGAGCGGATCTGGCTGCGGGTCGATGGGAAATATTCGGTCGATTATCGGGCGGAGGTCGAGCTGGATAGGCTCCTCAGCCCGATCAGCTCGCTGGACCGGGTCGAGCCGCATAATTTGCCTGCAGAAGCCGTGAAATATCTGTTCGACTCGCGCTATTGCCAGGCGGACCGGATGCAGAGCTTCGTGCAGGACGAGTTTGGCGATCTGGCAGGCGGCGCGCGGATTATGGCGATGCATGAGTGGATCGCGCGCAACTTCACTTACACGCCCGGCGCGTCGGATGCCTCTACCACAGCCGTCGACAGCTTTGTCGAACGGCGCGGTGTGTGCCGCGACTATGCGCATGTGATGGTGACTCTGGCGCGGGCCAGTGCGATCCCGGCGCGTTTTGTCAGCTGCTATGCTCCGCATGTCACGCCCCAGGATTTCCATGCAGTGGCAGAAGTGTTTCTGAGCGATCCGACTACTCCCGGAGGCGGTGCGTGGTATCTGATCGATGCCACCAATATGGCCAATGCCGAAAACATCGTAAAAATCGGCGTGGGACGTGATGCTGCCGATGTCAGCTTTATGACCAGCTTCGGGCAAAGCAATTTCCTGTCGAGCGAAGTGTCAGTCTCCGCAAGCTGA
- a CDS encoding DUF1761 domain-containing protein, producing the protein MDLFDVNWLAVVLAAACGFIVGGIWYGPVMGKKWMGAVGLTEEQIQDGNMGLVYGGAFAFSLLGSWTLAHTFASYATDLSVAVKVMTAFGVAIGFIIPALGTNYLFSQKGKTLFFIDAGYWILFYLAMGTVHAYLP; encoded by the coding sequence ATGGACTTATTCGATGTGAACTGGCTGGCGGTGGTGCTGGCGGCTGCTTGCGGATTTATCGTTGGCGGTATCTGGTACGGTCCGGTCATGGGCAAGAAATGGATGGGCGCTGTCGGCCTGACCGAAGAGCAGATCCAAGACGGCAATATGGGCCTGGTCTATGGCGGCGCATTCGCGTTTTCGCTGCTCGGCAGCTGGACGCTGGCGCATACTTTTGCGAGCTATGCCACTGATCTGTCGGTCGCGGTAAAAGTGATGACCGCATTCGGGGTGGCAATCGGTTTTATCATTCCTGCGCTGGGAACGAATTACCTGTTCTCGCAAAAGGGCAAGACGCTATTCTTCATTGATGCGGGCTACTGGATATTGTTCTACCTCGCTATGGGAACAGTCCACGCCTATCTGCCATAA
- the edd gene encoding phosphogluconate dehydratase codes for MSNLHDTLHAVTQRVIQKSRGSRSRYLELIKREADNQPDRNAVSCSNLAHAYAGAEEDQKALMAHKGPNIGIVSAYNDMLSAHQPYGRYPERLKIYAREVGATAQVAGATPAMCDGVTQGENGMELSLFSRDVIALSTGVALSHAMYDGALMLGICDKIVPGLLIGALRFGHLPAIFVPSGPMPSGISNKQKQATRQLYAEGRATRAELLASEIGSYHSPGTCTFYGTANSNQMMMEMMGLHIPGAAFIQPGTKLRQALDREAVHRVAAIGLDGNDYRPIGRCVDEKAIINAAVGLLATGGSTNHAIHIPAMARAAGVQLDWTDLSELSSVVPLLARVYPNGSGDVNHFHDAGGMGYVIKELLGAGLAHQDVLTVGDSDLSRYGEEPGLDGDALTWREVGKSGDDTMLRPASDPFQKDGGMRLVEGNLGRATFKTSAVSEDRYTVEAPCRVFDRQEDVTAAFQAGELDRDVVVVVRFQGPRANGMPELHSLTPPLAVLQDRGYKVALVTDGRMSGASGKVPAAIHCTPEALGGGPLAKLQTGDVIRLCANTGALSTPADLDSRPAAPDPVADDGFGRELFAMFRSHADGAEQGGSSMLAQAGL; via the coding sequence ATGAGTAATCTGCACGACACACTCCACGCGGTAACGCAGCGGGTCATCCAAAAATCGCGCGGCAGCCGGAGCCGTTATCTGGAACTGATCAAGCGCGAGGCTGACAATCAGCCGGATCGCAATGCGGTATCCTGCTCCAACCTGGCTCATGCCTATGCAGGGGCGGAGGAAGACCAGAAAGCGTTGATGGCGCATAAGGGCCCCAATATCGGGATCGTCAGCGCTTATAATGATATGCTGTCCGCGCATCAGCCCTATGGCCGCTATCCCGAACGCTTGAAAATCTACGCCCGCGAAGTTGGCGCAACCGCGCAAGTCGCGGGCGCTACGCCCGCAATGTGCGACGGCGTGACGCAGGGCGAGAACGGCATGGAGCTCTCGCTGTTCAGCCGCGATGTGATCGCGCTCAGCACCGGCGTCGCGCTCAGCCATGCGATGTATGACGGCGCGCTGATGCTGGGTATCTGCGACAAGATCGTACCCGGCCTGCTGATTGGTGCATTGCGCTTCGGCCATTTGCCAGCGATTTTTGTGCCCAGCGGCCCAATGCCCAGCGGTATCTCCAACAAGCAGAAACAAGCCACGCGGCAGCTTTATGCAGAGGGCAGGGCGACCCGCGCAGAACTTCTGGCCAGCGAGATCGGCAGCTATCACTCACCCGGCACGTGTACCTTCTACGGCACCGCCAATTCCAATCAGATGATGATGGAAATGATGGGCCTGCATATTCCGGGCGCGGCATTTATCCAGCCTGGTACCAAGCTGCGCCAGGCCTTGGACCGCGAGGCTGTGCACCGCGTCGCGGCCATCGGTTTGGACGGCAATGACTATCGCCCGATCGGCCGCTGTGTCGACGAGAAAGCGATCATCAACGCGGCTGTCGGCCTGCTCGCCACCGGGGGATCGACCAATCATGCGATCCATATCCCGGCGATGGCGCGGGCTGCCGGTGTGCAACTCGATTGGACCGATCTGTCCGAACTGTCTTCGGTCGTGCCGTTACTCGCTCGGGTCTATCCCAATGGCTCTGGCGATGTGAACCATTTCCACGATGCTGGCGGTATGGGCTATGTAATCAAAGAGCTTCTCGGCGCAGGCCTCGCGCACCAAGACGTGCTGACCGTGGGCGACAGTGACTTGTCGCGCTACGGCGAAGAACCCGGACTTGACGGCGATGCACTGACATGGCGCGAAGTCGGCAAAAGCGGCGACGACACCATGCTCCGACCTGCCAGCGACCCGTTCCAAAAGGATGGCGGGATGCGTTTGGTGGAAGGCAATCTGGGCCGTGCAACGTTCAAAACGAGCGCCGTGTCCGAGGACCGCTACACCGTCGAGGCACCCTGCCGTGTGTTTGACCGACAGGAAGATGTTACCGCCGCATTCCAGGCAGGCGAGCTCGACCGCGATGTGGTGGTGGTTGTCCGGTTTCAAGGGCCCCGCGCCAATGGCATGCCGGAACTTCACTCGCTGACGCCGCCCCTCGCGGTGCTGCAGGATCGCGGATATAAAGTCGCGCTGGTCACCGATGGCCGCATGTCGGGTGCTTCCGGCAAGGTTCCGGCGGCCATCCATTGCACACCCGAAGCGTTGGGCGGCGGACCGCTGGCGAAACTGCAAACCGGCGACGTCATCCGGCTTTGTGCGAACACTGGCGCGCTCTCAACGCCCGCGGATCTGGACAGCCGCCCGGCTGCACCCGATCCGGTTGCGGATGACGGATTCGGGCGCGAGTTGTTTGCGATGTTCCGCAGTCATGCTGACGGCGCAGAACAGGGCGGATCATCCATGCTGGCACAGGCGGGTCTATAA
- the zwf gene encoding glucose-6-phosphate dehydrogenase: MNFTADRLLLFGATGDLAQRMLLPSLAALHADALIADDVKIIGTARSEMTDIEFRNFAREALEKYMPADRRSGMAEFLGRLSYHPLDATTLDGFQGLADKVGEPQRGLAIFLSTAPSLFEPTIKGLQHAGLDGENVRMCLEKPLGTDLESSREINDAVAAAFPEDRIFRIDHYLGKETVQNLLALRFANIMFEPLWNAAHIDHVQITVGETVGLEGRVAFYDDAGAIRDMVQNHMLQLLALVAMEPPSDFDATAIRDEKVKVLRSLREVRQGETVTGQYRAGAIGGEAVPGYDEELGKDSETETFVAIKAHVDNWRWKGVPFYMRTGKRLPERVTEIVVQFSQVPHSIFEGKGAKMVPNRLVIGIQPEENVQLSMMAKVPGLGRDGIRLRSVPLDIAMPDAFVGQHRRIAYERLLLDLIEGDQTLFVRRDEVEAQWEWIDAIRAGWAAQGLTPQSYTAGSWGPSAAIALAEKDGVSWYE; this comes from the coding sequence ATGAACTTTACCGCCGACAGGCTGCTGCTGTTCGGGGCGACTGGCGATCTGGCGCAGCGTATGCTGCTGCCCTCGCTCGCGGCGCTGCATGCGGATGCGCTGATTGCGGATGATGTGAAGATCATCGGCACCGCGCGATCCGAGATGACCGACATCGAGTTCCGCAATTTTGCGCGCGAAGCTTTGGAAAAATACATGCCCGCCGACCGGCGTAGCGGGATGGCCGAATTCCTGGGTCGCCTAAGCTATCACCCGCTCGATGCGACCACGCTGGACGGATTTCAAGGCCTCGCGGACAAAGTCGGCGAGCCGCAGCGCGGCCTCGCAATTTTCCTCTCCACCGCCCCCAGCCTGTTCGAACCAACGATCAAGGGCCTGCAACATGCCGGTCTCGATGGCGAAAACGTGCGGATGTGCCTTGAGAAACCGCTCGGCACCGATCTGGAAAGCAGCCGCGAGATCAATGATGCGGTTGCCGCCGCCTTCCCCGAAGACCGGATTTTCCGGATCGACCACTATCTCGGCAAGGAAACGGTGCAGAACCTGCTCGCGCTGCGCTTTGCCAACATCATGTTTGAACCGCTGTGGAACGCGGCGCATATCGATCATGTGCAGATCACCGTGGGTGAGACTGTAGGTCTGGAAGGCCGCGTCGCGTTCTATGATGATGCGGGCGCGATCCGTGACATGGTGCAAAACCACATGCTGCAATTGCTGGCGCTGGTCGCGATGGAACCGCCTTCCGATTTCGACGCGACCGCCATCCGCGACGAGAAAGTGAAAGTGCTGCGATCGCTGCGCGAAGTGCGTCAGGGCGAAACCGTCACCGGCCAATACCGCGCAGGCGCAATCGGCGGCGAAGCGGTTCCCGGATATGACGAAGAATTGGGCAAAGATTCGGAGACCGAAACCTTCGTCGCGATCAAGGCGCATGTCGATAATTGGCGCTGGAAAGGCGTGCCTTTCTACATGCGCACCGGCAAACGCCTGCCCGAGCGTGTGACCGAGATCGTGGTTCAGTTCAGCCAGGTCCCGCATTCTATCTTCGAGGGCAAAGGCGCGAAGATGGTGCCAAACCGGCTGGTGATCGGCATCCAGCCGGAAGAGAATGTGCAGCTATCGATGATGGCCAAAGTTCCCGGGCTCGGCCGCGATGGTATTCGCCTGCGCTCCGTCCCGCTCGATATTGCCATGCCCGATGCGTTTGTCGGTCAGCACCGGCGGATTGCCTATGAACGGCTGCTGCTCGATCTGATCGAGGGCGACCAAACGCTGTTCGTTCGCCGTGACGAGGTCGAAGCACAGTGGGAATGGATCGACGCGATCCGCGCCGGTTGGGCCGCGCAAGGCTTGACCCCGCAATCATACACCGCCGGAAGCTGGGGCCCGAGCGCCGCCATTGCGCTTGCCGAAAAAGACGGGGTGAGCTGGTATGAGTAA
- a CDS encoding M23 family metallopeptidase codes for MKELALLLLAPLLIAAGDPTTETEHVVTEGETLGGIANRAQVPASVIAAANGLQEPYNVRVGQKLQIPRQKVHVVKDGDTGFGIAQRYGIPFANIAIANGLEEPYTISTGQRLIIPAVIQSVPAQRQAPTEPYFRWPHDGEVMLGFSLREDGKGHDGLDMKANPLDMVRASSSGTVVFADEEPKRFGRLVVIDHGNGWRTRYGHLAKLTVKLGDVVKTGERIGLAGDAGVATETELHFEIMKDNKRIDPASKLPQR; via the coding sequence ATGAAGGAACTTGCTCTGTTGCTGCTCGCACCGCTGCTGATTGCTGCGGGCGATCCGACCACCGAAACCGAACATGTTGTGACCGAGGGCGAAACGCTGGGCGGCATTGCCAATCGCGCGCAAGTGCCGGCCTCTGTCATCGCGGCGGCTAATGGATTGCAGGAACCCTACAACGTTCGCGTCGGCCAGAAACTGCAAATCCCGCGTCAAAAAGTGCACGTGGTGAAGGATGGCGACACCGGTTTTGGCATTGCCCAGCGGTATGGCATTCCTTTCGCCAATATCGCAATCGCCAACGGGTTGGAGGAACCATACACCATCTCCACAGGACAGCGGCTGATTATTCCAGCGGTGATCCAGTCCGTCCCCGCTCAGCGTCAGGCCCCCACCGAACCCTATTTCCGCTGGCCGCATGATGGCGAAGTGATGCTGGGCTTCAGCCTGCGCGAAGATGGCAAGGGCCATGACGGTCTGGATATGAAGGCCAACCCGCTCGATATGGTCCGCGCATCATCCTCAGGGACTGTAGTGTTCGCCGATGAAGAACCCAAGCGCTTCGGGCGTCTGGTCGTGATCGATCACGGCAATGGCTGGCGCACACGCTATGGCCACCTTGCCAAACTGACGGTCAAACTGGGCGATGTGGTCAAAACGGGCGAGCGCATTGGCCTCGCCGGTGATGCAGGGGTCGCCACCGAAACCGAGCTGCATTTTGAAATCATGAAAGATAACAAGCGCATTGACCCTGCGAGCAAGCTGCCGCAACGGTAA
- a CDS encoding LuxR C-terminal-related transcriptional regulator, with protein sequence MSDESTDKLIRDAYGVVAKPDRLLQLLSLLQAEPVDQPERMEQMQGHFDRIVDLLDEIDPNIGDDFKGLASAGTDDRQKTGGAAKPQIILGIDLRIVSIDETFAAEWAAGISDRIPVWVWELDPASAKKLSWALRNGETHQPLLLRLRADRDDDNGILFVATLREAPEPLAELRAIRLRWDERSGAAFTNVLRLTETESQLARYIVDGLSIRQFAQSRDRSIGTARNQLKTLLRKLGIGSQLDLVSLYGGFHASFMAAQFSTDTADGTDNSHVFRASDGGMLPYEIHGKRDGIPLLYLHATADGALLTPRQSFAARANGFRVIAPWLPFYAGSQVPNMGLATLEDYAARVFELLDSLGVDRCPVITVRVSAPYGFAFVKKAPERFDGLVTAGAILPAISADDFAHLAFGYRAPMRLARIAPGFVKLYFAAAAAMIRKGDGAGFFKSLYGHSPADLATFDDPEVIETMRRSMQRTFQDGYNAPFQQTLLSASDWSSYCKNLARPVVMVCGEEDGLAPAEQQRAFCEKYGFELIGPLENVGSLAMHQVPRLIFDTALKLHINRS encoded by the coding sequence ATGAGCGACGAATCGACCGATAAGCTGATCCGGGACGCCTATGGCGTCGTTGCCAAGCCCGACCGGCTATTGCAGTTGCTGTCATTGTTGCAGGCCGAGCCTGTCGATCAGCCCGAAAGAATGGAGCAAATGCAAGGTCATTTTGACCGGATAGTCGATTTGCTCGACGAGATCGATCCCAATATCGGCGACGATTTCAAAGGGCTGGCATCAGCCGGGACGGACGACCGCCAAAAGACGGGCGGGGCTGCAAAACCGCAGATTATTCTCGGTATCGACTTACGGATCGTATCGATCGACGAAACTTTTGCGGCCGAATGGGCGGCTGGCATTTCGGACCGGATCCCTGTCTGGGTATGGGAGCTTGATCCGGCAAGCGCCAAGAAACTCTCGTGGGCGCTTCGCAACGGCGAAACCCACCAGCCTTTGCTGCTTCGTTTGCGCGCCGACAGAGATGATGACAACGGAATCCTGTTCGTGGCCACGCTGCGTGAAGCGCCTGAACCGTTGGCTGAACTGCGCGCGATCAGGTTACGCTGGGATGAGCGAAGCGGAGCGGCTTTTACCAATGTTCTGCGGCTCACCGAAACGGAGTCACAACTTGCCCGTTACATCGTTGACGGTCTGTCGATCCGGCAATTTGCCCAATCGCGAGATCGATCAATCGGGACAGCGCGCAATCAACTTAAAACGCTTCTGAGAAAGCTCGGGATCGGCTCGCAACTTGATCTTGTATCGTTATACGGTGGGTTCCACGCGTCCTTTATGGCTGCCCAGTTCAGTACCGACACAGCAGATGGTACTGATAACAGCCACGTTTTCCGGGCGTCCGATGGTGGCATGTTACCGTACGAAATTCACGGTAAGCGTGACGGCATTCCGCTGTTATATCTACATGCGACTGCCGATGGTGCTTTATTGACCCCGCGCCAGTCTTTCGCAGCGCGGGCTAACGGGTTTCGCGTGATCGCGCCGTGGTTGCCATTCTATGCAGGCAGCCAGGTACCAAATATGGGCCTCGCAACATTGGAAGACTACGCTGCGCGGGTATTTGAACTGCTGGACAGTCTGGGCGTCGATCGTTGCCCGGTCATTACAGTTCGCGTTTCGGCGCCTTACGGTTTCGCATTCGTCAAAAAAGCTCCCGAGCGTTTCGACGGGCTGGTCACCGCAGGAGCAATATTGCCCGCCATTAGTGCTGATGATTTCGCACATCTGGCGTTCGGCTATCGCGCACCGATGCGGTTGGCACGGATCGCGCCCGGTTTCGTAAAGCTTTATTTTGCCGCAGCCGCAGCGATGATCCGCAAGGGCGATGGTGCCGGGTTCTTCAAAAGTCTCTATGGTCATAGCCCTGCCGACCTTGCCACGTTCGATGATCCCGAAGTGATTGAAACAATGCGCCGGTCGATGCAGCGTACATTTCAGGATGGCTATAATGCGCCATTCCAGCAGACGTTGCTATCGGCCAGCGACTGGTCGTCATATTGCAAAAATCTAGCGCGGCCCGTGGTCATGGTGTGTGGAGAAGAAGACGGGCTCGCGCCGGCAGAGCAGCAGCGCGCTTTTTGCGAGAAGTACGGTTTTGAATTAATCGGTCCGCTGGAAAATGTCGGCAGTCTGGCGATGCATCAGGTGCCCAGACTGATATTCGATACGGCGTTGAAATTGCATATTAATCGTTCGTAG